From a region of the Lactuca sativa cultivar Salinas chromosome 4, Lsat_Salinas_v11, whole genome shotgun sequence genome:
- the LOC111921915 gene encoding serine carboxypeptidase 1 isoform X4: MAQICHFLLVFSIYFLFFSVAKKHNQITKLNKLTESRRSENPPAGEPWTEEDISNFSPVLSIEPQQGSKEADRVDRLPGQLQVDFDHFAGYITVDLKAGRALFYYFVESPHNSSTKPLLLWLNGGPGCSSFGYGAMEELGPFRVNSDGKTLYRNDYAWNNVANVLFLESPAGVGFSYSNKTSDYTTAGDKQTAKDSYTFLINWLERFPEYKTRDFFITGESYAGHYVPQLASLILSENKKTNQKIINLHGIAIGNAWLDDNISNQGMFDYLWTHALISDETNAGIKKYCDYISGNFPEKCNQYLNQGISELGRIDIYNIYAPLCDNTTQKLGSGSVKNFDPCSSLYVSSYLNQAKVQEALHARNTSWRHCSFDWPDSPTTVLPIINQLIGYGISVWIYRCSKFL; encoded by the exons ATGGCCCAAATTTGTCACTTTTTACTAGTTTTTTCAATATATTTTCTGTTTTTTTCTGTGGCAAAGAAGCATAACCAGATCACCAAACTCAACAAATTGACCGAGTCAAGAAGATCAGAGAATCCGCCAGCTGGGGAACCATGGACAGAAGAAGATATTTCAAACTTCTCTCCTGTACTTTCTATTGAACCTCAACAAGGATCAAAGGAAGCAGACAGGGTTGATAGGCTTCCAGGTCAACTACAAGTGGACTTTGATCATTTTGCAGGCTATATAACAGTCGATTTAAAGGCTGGAAGGGCATTGTTCTATTACTTTGTTGAATCACCTCACAATTCATCAACCAAACCTCTCCTCCTCTGGCTAAATGGAG GGCCAGGGTGCTCGTCGTTTGGATACGGAGCCATGGAAGAACTTGGACCCTTCCGAGTCAACAGTGATGGGAAAACACTTTATCGCAACGACTATGCATGGAATAATG TGGCTAATGTGCTGTTCTTGGAGTCACCTGCTGGAGTTGGATTCTCGTATTCAAACAAAACGTCTGACTACACAACCGCAGGAGACAAGCAAACAGCGAAAGACTCATACACTTTCCTCATCAACTGGCTTGAAAGATTCCCCGAATACAAAACCCGAGATTTCTTTATTACAGGTGAAAGCTACGCAGGTCACTATGTACCTCAACTCGCATCCCTCATTCTCTCAGAAAACAAGAAGACAAACCAAAAGATTATTAATCTTCACGGGATTGCA attgGGAATGCTTGGCTAGATGACAATATATCTAATCAAGGGATGTTCGACTACTTATGGACACATGCCCTAATCTCCGATGAGACAAATGCAGGAATCAAAAAGTACTGTGACTATATTTCTGGGAATTTCCCAGAAAAGTGCAATCAGTATTTAAACCAAGGAATCAGTGAACTTGGTAGAATTGATATATACAACATCTATGCACCACTATGTGATAACACCACACAGAAACTTGGATCCGGATCT GTCAAGAACTTTGATCCTTGCTCTAGTCTTTATGTGTCTTCATATCTGAATCAAGCAAAAGTTCAAGAAGCTCTGCATGCCCGAAATACCTCATGGAGACATTGCAG TTTTGACTGGCCAGATAGCCCAACGACCGTTTTGCCTATTATCAATCAACTAATTGGATATGGTATTAGTGTCTGGATATACAG ATGCTCTAAATTCTTGTAG
- the LOC111921915 gene encoding serine carboxypeptidase 1 isoform X2: MAQICHFLLVFSIYFLFFSVAKKHNQITKLNKLTESRRSENPPAGEPWTEEDISNFSPVLSIEPQQGSKEADRVDRLPGQLQVDFDHFAGYITVDLKAGRALFYYFVESPHNSSTKPLLLWLNGGPGCSSFGYGAMEELGPFRVNSDGKTLYRNDYAWNNVANVLFLESPAGVGFSYSNKTSDYTTAGDKQTAKDSYTFLINWLERFPEYKTRDFFITGESYAGHYVPQLASLILSENKKTNQKIINLHGIAIGNAWLDDNISNQGMFDYLWTHALISDETNAGIKKYCDYISGNFPEKCNQYLNQGISELGRIDIYNIYAPLCDNTTQKLGSGSVKNFDPCSSLYVSSYLNQAKVQEALHARNTSWRHCSFDWPDSPTTVLPIINQLIGYGISVWIYSGDTDGIVPVTSSRYSINKLKLPVESAWRPWYYNKEVGGYVVGYKGAVLTTVRGAGHAVPSYQPERALLMISSFLEGKLPPSLTE, encoded by the exons ATGGCCCAAATTTGTCACTTTTTACTAGTTTTTTCAATATATTTTCTGTTTTTTTCTGTGGCAAAGAAGCATAACCAGATCACCAAACTCAACAAATTGACCGAGTCAAGAAGATCAGAGAATCCGCCAGCTGGGGAACCATGGACAGAAGAAGATATTTCAAACTTCTCTCCTGTACTTTCTATTGAACCTCAACAAGGATCAAAGGAAGCAGACAGGGTTGATAGGCTTCCAGGTCAACTACAAGTGGACTTTGATCATTTTGCAGGCTATATAACAGTCGATTTAAAGGCTGGAAGGGCATTGTTCTATTACTTTGTTGAATCACCTCACAATTCATCAACCAAACCTCTCCTCCTCTGGCTAAATGGAG GGCCAGGGTGCTCGTCGTTTGGATACGGAGCCATGGAAGAACTTGGACCCTTCCGAGTCAACAGTGATGGGAAAACACTTTATCGCAACGACTATGCATGGAATAATG TGGCTAATGTGCTGTTCTTGGAGTCACCTGCTGGAGTTGGATTCTCGTATTCAAACAAAACGTCTGACTACACAACCGCAGGAGACAAGCAAACAGCGAAAGACTCATACACTTTCCTCATCAACTGGCTTGAAAGATTCCCCGAATACAAAACCCGAGATTTCTTTATTACAGGTGAAAGCTACGCAGGTCACTATGTACCTCAACTCGCATCCCTCATTCTCTCAGAAAACAAGAAGACAAACCAAAAGATTATTAATCTTCACGGGATTGCA attgGGAATGCTTGGCTAGATGACAATATATCTAATCAAGGGATGTTCGACTACTTATGGACACATGCCCTAATCTCCGATGAGACAAATGCAGGAATCAAAAAGTACTGTGACTATATTTCTGGGAATTTCCCAGAAAAGTGCAATCAGTATTTAAACCAAGGAATCAGTGAACTTGGTAGAATTGATATATACAACATCTATGCACCACTATGTGATAACACCACACAGAAACTTGGATCCGGATCT GTCAAGAACTTTGATCCTTGCTCTAGTCTTTATGTGTCTTCATATCTGAATCAAGCAAAAGTTCAAGAAGCTCTGCATGCCCGAAATACCTCATGGAGACATTGCAG TTTTGACTGGCCAGATAGCCCAACGACCGTTTTGCCTATTATCAATCAACTAATTGGATATGGTATTAGTGTCTGGATATACAG TGGTGACACTGATGGAATTGTCCCAGTAACATCCTCAAGGTACTCCATAAACAAGTTGAAGCTTCCAGTAGAGTCTGCTTGGAGGCCATGGTACTATAATAAAGAG GTTGGAGGATATGTGGTAGGCTACAAAGGAGCTGTACTTACCACAGTGAGAGGTGCAGGGCATGCAGTCCCAAGCTACCAACCAGAAAGAgcattgttgatgatttcatcaTTCCTTGAGGGCAAACTTCCTCCATCTTTGACTGAATAA
- the LOC111921915 gene encoding serine carboxypeptidase 1 isoform X1 codes for MAQICHFLLVFSIYFLFFSVAKKHNQITKLNKLTESRRSENPPAGEPWTEEDISNFSPVLSIEPQQGSKEADRVDRLPGQLQVDFDHFAGYITVDLKAGRALFYYFVESPHNSSTKPLLLWLNGGPGCSSFGYGAMEELGPFRVNSDGKTLYRNDYAWNNVANVLFLESPAGVGFSYSNKTSDYTTAGDKQTAKDSYTFLINWLERFPEYKTRDFFITGESYAGHYVPQLASLILSENKKTNQKIINLHGIAIGNAWLDDNISNQGMFDYLWTHALISDETNAGIKKYCDYISGNFPEKCNQYLNQGISELGRIDIYNIYAPLCDNTTQKLGSGSVKNFDPCSSLYVSSYLNQAKVQEALHARNTSWRHCSSFDWPDSPTTVLPIINQLIGYGISVWIYSGDTDGIVPVTSSRYSINKLKLPVESAWRPWYYNKEVGGYVVGYKGAVLTTVRGAGHAVPSYQPERALLMISSFLEGKLPPSLTE; via the exons ATGGCCCAAATTTGTCACTTTTTACTAGTTTTTTCAATATATTTTCTGTTTTTTTCTGTGGCAAAGAAGCATAACCAGATCACCAAACTCAACAAATTGACCGAGTCAAGAAGATCAGAGAATCCGCCAGCTGGGGAACCATGGACAGAAGAAGATATTTCAAACTTCTCTCCTGTACTTTCTATTGAACCTCAACAAGGATCAAAGGAAGCAGACAGGGTTGATAGGCTTCCAGGTCAACTACAAGTGGACTTTGATCATTTTGCAGGCTATATAACAGTCGATTTAAAGGCTGGAAGGGCATTGTTCTATTACTTTGTTGAATCACCTCACAATTCATCAACCAAACCTCTCCTCCTCTGGCTAAATGGAG GGCCAGGGTGCTCGTCGTTTGGATACGGAGCCATGGAAGAACTTGGACCCTTCCGAGTCAACAGTGATGGGAAAACACTTTATCGCAACGACTATGCATGGAATAATG TGGCTAATGTGCTGTTCTTGGAGTCACCTGCTGGAGTTGGATTCTCGTATTCAAACAAAACGTCTGACTACACAACCGCAGGAGACAAGCAAACAGCGAAAGACTCATACACTTTCCTCATCAACTGGCTTGAAAGATTCCCCGAATACAAAACCCGAGATTTCTTTATTACAGGTGAAAGCTACGCAGGTCACTATGTACCTCAACTCGCATCCCTCATTCTCTCAGAAAACAAGAAGACAAACCAAAAGATTATTAATCTTCACGGGATTGCA attgGGAATGCTTGGCTAGATGACAATATATCTAATCAAGGGATGTTCGACTACTTATGGACACATGCCCTAATCTCCGATGAGACAAATGCAGGAATCAAAAAGTACTGTGACTATATTTCTGGGAATTTCCCAGAAAAGTGCAATCAGTATTTAAACCAAGGAATCAGTGAACTTGGTAGAATTGATATATACAACATCTATGCACCACTATGTGATAACACCACACAGAAACTTGGATCCGGATCT GTCAAGAACTTTGATCCTTGCTCTAGTCTTTATGTGTCTTCATATCTGAATCAAGCAAAAGTTCAAGAAGCTCTGCATGCCCGAAATACCTCATGGAGACATTGCAG CAGTTTTGACTGGCCAGATAGCCCAACGACCGTTTTGCCTATTATCAATCAACTAATTGGATATGGTATTAGTGTCTGGATATACAG TGGTGACACTGATGGAATTGTCCCAGTAACATCCTCAAGGTACTCCATAAACAAGTTGAAGCTTCCAGTAGAGTCTGCTTGGAGGCCATGGTACTATAATAAAGAG GTTGGAGGATATGTGGTAGGCTACAAAGGAGCTGTACTTACCACAGTGAGAGGTGCAGGGCATGCAGTCCCAAGCTACCAACCAGAAAGAgcattgttgatgatttcatcaTTCCTTGAGGGCAAACTTCCTCCATCTTTGACTGAATAA
- the LOC111921915 gene encoding serine carboxypeptidase 1 isoform X3 → MAQICHFLLVFSIYFLFFSVAKKHNQITKLNKLTESRRSENPPAGEPWTEEDISNFSPVLSIEPQQGSKEADRVDRLPGQLQVDFDHFAGYITVDLKAGRALFYYFVESPHNSSTKPLLLWLNGGPGCSSFGYGAMEELGPFRVNSDGKTLYRNDYAWNNVANVLFLESPAGVGFSYSNKTSDYTTAGDKQTAKDSYTFLINWLERFPEYKTRDFFITGESYAGHYVPQLASLILSENKKTNQKIINLHGIAIGNAWLDDNISNQGMFDYLWTHALISDETNAGIKKYCDYISGNFPEKCNQYLNQGISELGRIDIYNIYAPLCDNTTQKLGSGSVKNFDPCSSLYVSSYLNQAKVQEALHARNTSWRHCSSFDWPDSPTTVLPIINQLIGYGISVWIYRCSKFL, encoded by the exons ATGGCCCAAATTTGTCACTTTTTACTAGTTTTTTCAATATATTTTCTGTTTTTTTCTGTGGCAAAGAAGCATAACCAGATCACCAAACTCAACAAATTGACCGAGTCAAGAAGATCAGAGAATCCGCCAGCTGGGGAACCATGGACAGAAGAAGATATTTCAAACTTCTCTCCTGTACTTTCTATTGAACCTCAACAAGGATCAAAGGAAGCAGACAGGGTTGATAGGCTTCCAGGTCAACTACAAGTGGACTTTGATCATTTTGCAGGCTATATAACAGTCGATTTAAAGGCTGGAAGGGCATTGTTCTATTACTTTGTTGAATCACCTCACAATTCATCAACCAAACCTCTCCTCCTCTGGCTAAATGGAG GGCCAGGGTGCTCGTCGTTTGGATACGGAGCCATGGAAGAACTTGGACCCTTCCGAGTCAACAGTGATGGGAAAACACTTTATCGCAACGACTATGCATGGAATAATG TGGCTAATGTGCTGTTCTTGGAGTCACCTGCTGGAGTTGGATTCTCGTATTCAAACAAAACGTCTGACTACACAACCGCAGGAGACAAGCAAACAGCGAAAGACTCATACACTTTCCTCATCAACTGGCTTGAAAGATTCCCCGAATACAAAACCCGAGATTTCTTTATTACAGGTGAAAGCTACGCAGGTCACTATGTACCTCAACTCGCATCCCTCATTCTCTCAGAAAACAAGAAGACAAACCAAAAGATTATTAATCTTCACGGGATTGCA attgGGAATGCTTGGCTAGATGACAATATATCTAATCAAGGGATGTTCGACTACTTATGGACACATGCCCTAATCTCCGATGAGACAAATGCAGGAATCAAAAAGTACTGTGACTATATTTCTGGGAATTTCCCAGAAAAGTGCAATCAGTATTTAAACCAAGGAATCAGTGAACTTGGTAGAATTGATATATACAACATCTATGCACCACTATGTGATAACACCACACAGAAACTTGGATCCGGATCT GTCAAGAACTTTGATCCTTGCTCTAGTCTTTATGTGTCTTCATATCTGAATCAAGCAAAAGTTCAAGAAGCTCTGCATGCCCGAAATACCTCATGGAGACATTGCAG CAGTTTTGACTGGCCAGATAGCCCAACGACCGTTTTGCCTATTATCAATCAACTAATTGGATATGGTATTAGTGTCTGGATATACAG ATGCTCTAAATTCTTGTAG